A stretch of Paludisphaera borealis DNA encodes these proteins:
- a CDS encoding DUF4261 domain-containing protein, producing the protein MTKPPDGFAQTYGVELLYEQPPTIVRSELLQSVRKYCPNAETMGDAEPGLSISFFHPDHPVGLAGAAMPAQTHVFVTEEPYSVTPELADDLRQSWGFPDVAEVLGRCRRSVLVTDMMSSSLAPKERLGLFQAVLAGVLDVVPALAIHWRPSAHFIKADQYRQAFREGGASRFFAGGLNVRFFMVDDAPGEMIMDTLGLAALGLPDLQCHFRDLDPNDVGTVLMNSGCYIYEAGDVIQDDHTIEGATVGSRWRCQHEESLVSPHRMVLNLDPGPPHAGDRGD; encoded by the coding sequence TTCGCGCAGACTTACGGCGTTGAATTGCTTTACGAACAGCCGCCGACCATCGTGCGGAGCGAGCTGCTGCAAAGCGTCCGGAAATACTGCCCGAACGCCGAGACGATGGGCGACGCCGAGCCGGGCTTGAGCATCTCGTTCTTCCATCCCGATCATCCCGTCGGCCTGGCAGGCGCGGCGATGCCCGCTCAGACGCACGTCTTCGTCACGGAGGAGCCGTACTCGGTCACGCCCGAGCTTGCGGACGATTTGCGGCAGTCGTGGGGGTTCCCCGACGTGGCCGAGGTGCTGGGGCGTTGCCGGCGAAGCGTGCTCGTGACCGACATGATGTCCAGCTCGCTCGCTCCCAAGGAGCGGCTCGGGCTGTTTCAGGCCGTCCTGGCCGGCGTGCTCGACGTCGTGCCGGCTCTGGCGATCCACTGGCGGCCGTCGGCCCACTTCATCAAGGCGGATCAGTACCGCCAGGCGTTCCGCGAGGGGGGCGCGTCGCGGTTCTTCGCCGGCGGGCTCAACGTCCGGTTCTTCATGGTCGACGACGCGCCGGGCGAGATGATCATGGACACGCTCGGCCTGGCGGCCCTGGGACTGCCCGACCTTCAGTGCCATTTCCGCGATCTCGACCCCAACGACGTCGGCACGGTGCTGATGAACTCCGGCTGCTACATCTATGAGGCCGGCGACGTGATCCAGGACGACCACACGATCGAGGGGGCGACCGTAGGCAGCCGCTGGCGGTGCCAGCACGAGGAATCTCTGGTGTCTCCCCATCGCATGGTCCTCAACCTCGACCCCGGCCCGCCGCACGCGGGCGATCGCGGGGACTGA